In a single window of the Notamacropus eugenii isolate mMacEug1 chromosome 4, mMacEug1.pri_v2, whole genome shotgun sequence genome:
- the LOC140501679 gene encoding MARVEL domain-containing protein 3-like, producing the protein MPALFKHPPHWQATGQETSQLNNHHDKRTAEKLHTSNVRYTHPIPHGQYSRLALHHSQTVLRAPVVGPQYLNSLSGRPPQKPGPGRCSNLCSSRGLLQVAELSLSLLVLICAASAQTTSAGFFSLGGLRGSPYFALDHAMNGFLGDEISQLAELDLQYNRMKLPAEYCMVGVSCLLLCLALALLILGCSTSVPEARMLLGVELVTDVLGVLTCMLGIGLYLYSIQSANATEVCKRREAIYRSIGSSSVTCDILGTEVAACMFTVLLIMVYFSEMICVGLSLRK; encoded by the exons ATGCCTGCTCTTTTCAAACATCCTCCCCATTGGCAGGCCACAGGACAAGAGACCTCTCAGCTAAACAATCATCATGACAAGAGGACAGCTGAGAAACTACACACATCTAACGTGAG ATATACCCATCCCATCCCTCATGGCCAGTACTCAAGGCTGGCCCTCCATCATTCACAGACTGTCTTAAGGGCACCTGTGGTGGGCCCACAATACTTAAACTCTCTTTCTGGCAGACCTCCCCAAAAGCCAGGTCCAGGAAGGTGTTCTAACTTGTGCTCAAGCAGAG GTCTCCTGCAAGTTGCCGAGCTGAGCCTCAGCCTTCTGGTGCTCATTTGTGCTGCTTCTGCACAGACCACCTCAGCTGGCTTCTTCAGCCTGGGAGGACTGAGAGGTTCCCCTTACTTTGCCCTGGATCATGCCATGAATGGGTTTCTAGGAGATGAAATCTCCCAACTGGCTGAGCTGGATCTCCAGTACAATAGGATGAAGCTACCCGCTGAGTACTGCATGGTGGGGGTCAGTTGTTTACTGCTCTGCCTGGCTCTGGCTTTGCTCATCCTTGGCTGTTCCACATCTGTCCCTGAGGCCAGGATGCTCCTTGGGGTGGAGCTGGTCACTGATGTCCTGGGGGTGCTGACCTGTATGCTGGGCATTGGGCTGTACCTTTACTCCATCCAGTCTGCCAATGCCACAGAGGTGTGCAAGCGGAGGGAGGCCATCTACAGGAGTATTGGATCCTCTTCTGTGACCTGTGACATCCTTGGGACTGAAGTGGCAGCCTGTATGTTCACTGTGTTGTTGATCATGGTGTATTTTTCAGAAATGATTTGTGTGGGGCTTTCACTGAGAAAATAG